A single genomic interval of Brevibacillus brevis harbors:
- a CDS encoding TetR/AcrR family transcriptional regulator has translation MSYFWGEKMTNDKLSKGELSRSRLLAAAASEFAAKGFHRTRVSDIVKAAGLTQASFYQYFDSKEGLYQQLTDTFVTKLWELADSGQKVTALTKADAFHQVRENLLALFRFFQEQPDLTRIVLYQAEEGEELHRKLASIVAVNLRQNQNAGHVRIELSVEVAAEAMIAVVDRMTTRYLLTGEKTAEQLADDAVSFLAYGILQANE, from the coding sequence ATGAGTTACTTTTGGGGTGAAAAAATGACCAATGACAAATTGTCAAAAGGGGAGCTGAGTCGCAGTCGGTTGCTTGCGGCGGCAGCTTCTGAGTTCGCGGCAAAAGGCTTTCATCGTACGCGGGTGAGTGACATCGTGAAAGCAGCAGGCCTGACACAGGCGTCGTTTTATCAGTACTTCGACAGCAAGGAAGGTCTGTACCAGCAGTTGACGGACACATTCGTCACCAAGTTGTGGGAATTGGCGGACAGCGGTCAAAAGGTAACGGCTTTGACGAAGGCAGATGCCTTCCATCAGGTACGGGAGAATCTGCTCGCTTTGTTCCGATTTTTTCAGGAACAGCCTGACTTGACCCGGATCGTGCTGTATCAGGCAGAAGAGGGCGAAGAGCTGCATCGTAAGCTGGCTTCGATTGTTGCTGTCAACTTGCGACAAAATCAGAATGCCGGGCATGTCCGTATCGAGTTGTCTGTGGAGGTGGCGGCAGAGGCAATGATCGCAGTCGTAGATCGTATGACGACGCGGTATTTGCTGACGGGGGAGAAAACGGCGGAGCAGCTTGCGGACGATGCAGTATCTTTTTTGGCATATGGAATTTTGCAGGCAAACGAATAG
- a CDS encoding ArsR family transcriptional regulator encodes MKEGILLKLRLGVIGADDSLAIIESVMREFPEIEYLPIVYWKEEEILDLILPHVDEVDMWLFSGQVPYAMVSESGKVQVPMAYVPHLGASLYRTLLHLSHQLGIRVDEVSFDTFSPEELEHFMDEAGIAGGYKWLKHYEGAISADELADYHEQLWRAGKTKMAVTCLRTADVELARRGVPVHRVVPTRAGVISVIHMLLRTHEMLHFKDTQIAVQMMEIDPFRELAGGNFSTDEWQNAEIKTMEKLLRYAKHLQGSLKTAGPGRYVIFTTRGNLQEVTRDYVTMPNLEELFGIRADLVTCGIGIGKTAYEAEIHGGAALLHAKERGTGNWMVFFDDKSVVGPLGRDEQITYRYDSEKLQELSQLTSLSVMTLAKLYSILKKRGSQEIHATELASYLQILPRSARRILIELESKGLAQVIREENPHPRGRPRKVYRIVWQSQL; translated from the coding sequence GTGAAAGAGGGAATTTTGTTGAAGCTGCGACTAGGCGTAATAGGCGCGGATGATTCACTTGCCATCATCGAATCAGTCATGCGAGAGTTTCCCGAAATTGAATACTTGCCGATTGTCTATTGGAAAGAAGAAGAAATCCTCGATCTGATCTTGCCGCATGTGGATGAGGTGGACATGTGGCTTTTCTCCGGACAGGTCCCTTATGCCATGGTGAGCGAGTCAGGCAAGGTCCAAGTGCCGATGGCTTATGTGCCTCATCTCGGTGCGAGCTTGTACAGAACCTTGCTTCACCTGTCTCATCAATTGGGAATCCGGGTGGATGAAGTGAGCTTTGATACATTTTCACCAGAAGAACTGGAGCATTTTATGGACGAGGCGGGTATCGCTGGTGGATACAAATGGCTCAAGCATTACGAGGGAGCAATTTCAGCCGATGAACTGGCCGATTACCACGAACAGCTTTGGAGGGCAGGCAAGACAAAGATGGCTGTCACCTGCTTGCGGACAGCAGATGTAGAACTGGCACGGAGAGGTGTCCCTGTACATCGGGTCGTGCCTACACGTGCAGGCGTGATTTCGGTCATTCACATGCTTTTGCGAACGCACGAAATGCTTCACTTCAAAGATACCCAAATTGCCGTGCAGATGATGGAGATCGATCCATTTCGCGAGCTTGCCGGTGGCAACTTTTCCACAGATGAATGGCAAAATGCCGAGATCAAGACGATGGAAAAGCTGTTGCGCTACGCGAAGCATTTGCAAGGCTCACTGAAGACAGCGGGTCCCGGACGCTACGTCATTTTTACAACGCGGGGCAACCTGCAAGAAGTGACCCGTGACTATGTGACCATGCCGAATTTGGAAGAGCTGTTTGGCATTCGCGCTGATCTGGTGACGTGCGGAATCGGGATCGGCAAGACCGCTTATGAAGCAGAAATCCACGGTGGCGCGGCTTTGCTGCACGCCAAAGAGCGCGGGACAGGTAATTGGATGGTCTTCTTTGATGACAAAAGCGTCGTAGGGCCGCTTGGTCGTGATGAACAGATCACCTATCGGTACGACTCAGAAAAGCTGCAAGAGCTCAGCCAGCTAACCTCTCTGAGTGTCATGACGCTCGCCAAGCTTTACTCCATACTCAAAAAGCGAGGCTCTCAGGAAATTCATGCGACAGAATTAGCCTCATATCTGCAAATTCTGCCACGAAGCGCCAGACGAATCCTGATTGAACTGGAGTCAAAGGGACTAGCACAAGTGATCAGAGAAGAAAACCCGCACCCGCGCGGCAGACCGCGAAAGGTGTATCGGATCGTATGGCAATCGCAATTGTAA
- a CDS encoding chitobiase/beta-hexosaminidase C-terminal domain-containing protein, whose product MLKKRGNTSRWPKLALIAAVMMGTVLPTGWMPQAKAARADHVVISEVYGGGGNSGALYKNDFIELYNPTDTAVSVGGWSVQYASATGTNWAKTDLTGSIAPYGFYLVRLASSGATGGELPTPDDSGTLNLSGSNGKVALVKDGVPLTGTDVTSQANVVDMVGFGTANSSEGNSPAPAPSNTTSAQRISDASGMVPNGGNGWDTNNNSNDFITGTPTPKNTQSPVEPPLPTDVTEKLNATELIFDHTDPIQATIRGYAGQGRTIKVYVSQPTGTGSDTPLAQQDSDASGLIELTFANPDPNAQGVYLTATEGSKKESASIELRPAVASPALIQEKVSLQALNGVGELRGEAGAAAGNAILRAYDPQKQPLMLSNKETGTAQANGSFSFTIPNIDQLDHILVTQQTVGEYGKSFESSEVSVTKSAVGSTTIAEARSTPVGTNVIVVGTVTAMFEAGGQNNVYFQDETAGLVLRAPGLTGKIEVGDKIRATGKMNDYYGLAQLEALTNNVEIVQKQAGVPNPQVVTSTDFAAATGEALEGKLVTVKVVTIKSVSSGNYTLEDQHGAFVSRPDASLPLPVNKSYAAITGVVNYDRNVYKLVPRTVADLVEDENKVPMVTASPAGPMVTKGTNVTLSTVMADATIFYTIDSSTPSRGSIKYTGPIQIDADTILSAIAVKDGYTDSNVATFRYVIQKENVRIHDIQGTSHRSAMADGTVNNVPGIVTAIVRSGSNVQGFYMQDPQPDADPFTSEGIYVYEPKAVVNPGDEVTVSGTVKEYVPSNRAGTDLTQTQIDATSYAVVKPGQSLPEPLILGKDNYEYPKGIIDNDSLGKFDPNQDGIDFWESLEGMLVQIDNPVVVGETKTFTNPRATEFVVIDDRAHPSQPRTPAGGVVLEANDFHPERITVSDKLEKITGEVKVGDKFDGPLVGIIDYSFANYKLFHTREFTVQASHYEPPVTSISPKEDKLTIATYNIENFSAKTDSAKINRIAETIVDNMKGPDIIGVVEMQDDNGPTDNGQTDATQSADALIKAIENKNGPTYRYTDIAPQNNQDGGQPGGNIRVGFFYNLERVQLADGTPGGATDAVQIETRDGVAHLSVNPGRVDPTNEAFASSRKPLAAEFIFQGEPVIVIANHFNSKGGDQALFGKDQPPLLVSEVQRMKIARVLNNFVKEIHAAEEKANVVVLGDLNDFPFSNPVQELADGVLTNMVEKLPKGKQYTYVYQGNSQVLDQILVSNHLEDDTKVDIVHINAGLTESEGRVSDHNPVLVQLDLKDRGTPEKSAQEVAESITQLTQPAAGEKRLKLPEVPTGFTIAIKSSSDPAIIALDGKITPPNRQTNVELILEVTRLSDQSTAVTKALTVKVPAKPDSPPPVTPPDRTPTPDSQRELNKQAAQVISASNEENSILGQVDQVLSHLEKLLDAEQWTPTEKWETVTDTITTVLEAVAEQAELGIISEETLQDVTKSFLDKAFDPLTEDGIEDEEIARLALASLTSLAKTALEPLDEKDISKEVAKHVRTLAEELLKKLGTVVIEDGDEIKADDEQVDELLDVLGEFMKAIESVKDKIGFAPVLFVQVGESDDDSIDTRSRKEELNEPTVTLEQKLVEQLKEKEVGIRVTLDSEAWVEVPGAYFSAERAREFALSLTEADGTGWKGVPNPGEAYQLQAWSKGKKLTSLGKTGFTLGLPVAEDASEKLQAYVFRSNMWRPAMGLKGKPIKVVKEDDVGIFTVATASSYVVGETALKRIEIKPKSLKLAQGEEAQLEVTAILGNDAEEDVTDAEGIEFTSSKPDQVEVDETGRILVLEDAKPKTRVTITISYAGKTAKVTVTVK is encoded by the coding sequence ATGTTGAAAAAAAGAGGGAATACTTCCCGATGGCCGAAGCTGGCGTTAATAGCCGCGGTCATGATGGGAACTGTTTTGCCGACCGGGTGGATGCCACAGGCAAAGGCCGCGCGGGCTGATCATGTGGTAATCAGTGAGGTGTATGGGGGTGGTGGGAACTCCGGTGCTCTGTACAAGAATGACTTCATTGAACTGTATAACCCGACAGACACGGCTGTTTCGGTTGGAGGCTGGTCCGTGCAGTATGCTTCTGCTACGGGAACGAATTGGGCCAAGACAGACCTGACAGGAAGCATTGCCCCTTACGGCTTTTATTTGGTACGGCTAGCATCATCGGGTGCAACAGGGGGTGAACTGCCTACTCCTGACGATAGCGGGACACTGAACTTGTCAGGGTCGAATGGGAAGGTTGCGCTGGTCAAGGATGGTGTCCCGTTAACAGGGACGGATGTCACCTCCCAGGCAAATGTCGTGGATATGGTCGGTTTTGGTACTGCGAATTCATCTGAGGGCAACTCACCAGCACCAGCTCCCTCGAATACGACCAGCGCCCAACGCATTAGCGACGCCAGCGGCATGGTGCCGAACGGAGGAAATGGCTGGGATACCAATAACAACAGTAACGATTTTATTACAGGGACACCTACCCCGAAAAACACGCAAAGCCCGGTAGAACCGCCGCTACCAACAGACGTGACCGAAAAGCTGAATGCTACAGAACTTATTTTTGATCATACTGATCCTATCCAAGCAACAATTCGCGGCTATGCCGGTCAAGGGCGGACGATTAAGGTTTATGTGAGTCAGCCTACAGGAACAGGTAGCGACACTCCTTTAGCACAGCAAGATTCGGATGCTTCCGGACTAATCGAGCTGACTTTTGCCAATCCCGATCCAAATGCGCAGGGAGTCTATCTCACGGCAACGGAAGGGAGCAAGAAGGAGAGCGCAAGTATTGAGCTGAGGCCAGCGGTAGCCAGCCCAGCTTTGATCCAGGAAAAAGTCAGCCTGCAAGCATTGAACGGTGTGGGCGAGCTGCGAGGAGAAGCAGGAGCGGCAGCAGGGAATGCGATACTGCGCGCTTACGATCCGCAAAAACAACCGCTGATGCTTAGTAACAAAGAAACAGGAACGGCACAGGCAAACGGGTCATTTTCTTTTACGATTCCAAACATCGATCAGTTGGATCATATTCTCGTAACGCAGCAAACAGTTGGGGAATATGGCAAGTCGTTTGAGAGCTCAGAAGTTAGCGTCACCAAGTCAGCCGTAGGTTCGACGACGATTGCTGAAGCAAGAAGCACCCCGGTAGGAACGAACGTGATTGTCGTCGGAACAGTGACGGCGATGTTTGAAGCGGGCGGACAAAACAACGTGTATTTCCAGGATGAGACGGCAGGACTCGTACTTCGTGCGCCAGGGTTGACTGGCAAAATTGAAGTGGGAGACAAGATCCGAGCAACCGGAAAAATGAATGATTATTATGGACTGGCTCAACTTGAGGCGCTCACCAATAACGTGGAAATCGTGCAAAAGCAAGCAGGTGTGCCTAACCCGCAAGTTGTGACTTCCACTGATTTTGCGGCTGCTACAGGAGAGGCTTTGGAAGGTAAGCTGGTGACGGTAAAGGTAGTTACAATCAAATCGGTATCAAGCGGCAACTACACGCTGGAGGATCAGCACGGTGCGTTTGTGTCTCGACCGGATGCTTCTCTTCCGCTTCCAGTGAACAAGAGCTATGCAGCTATTACAGGCGTGGTGAACTACGACCGCAATGTATACAAGCTGGTGCCGCGCACTGTCGCTGATCTCGTAGAGGACGAGAATAAAGTCCCCATGGTCACAGCGAGTCCGGCAGGTCCTATGGTGACAAAAGGAACAAATGTAACGCTCTCAACGGTGATGGCTGACGCTACGATCTTCTATACGATAGATAGTTCAACGCCAAGCAGAGGAAGCATCAAGTATACGGGACCGATCCAGATTGACGCGGATACCATCCTTTCAGCCATAGCCGTCAAGGATGGCTACACAGACAGTAATGTAGCGACCTTCCGCTACGTGATTCAAAAAGAAAACGTTCGGATTCATGATATCCAAGGAACGTCCCACCGATCAGCGATGGCGGATGGAACGGTGAATAATGTTCCGGGAATCGTAACGGCTATCGTCAGAAGCGGCAGCAATGTGCAAGGCTTTTATATGCAAGACCCGCAACCGGACGCAGACCCATTTACCTCCGAAGGCATTTACGTTTACGAGCCAAAAGCAGTGGTCAACCCTGGCGATGAAGTAACCGTCAGCGGAACCGTCAAGGAATACGTGCCATCGAACAGAGCGGGTACAGACCTTACCCAGACGCAAATTGATGCGACCTCATACGCCGTTGTCAAGCCAGGCCAATCACTCCCAGAACCACTCATCCTGGGCAAAGATAACTATGAATATCCAAAAGGGATCATCGACAACGACAGCCTTGGCAAATTCGATCCGAATCAAGACGGCATCGACTTCTGGGAAAGTCTCGAAGGCATGCTGGTACAGATCGACAATCCAGTCGTCGTTGGCGAAACCAAGACGTTTACGAATCCACGTGCAACGGAATTTGTCGTTATCGATGATCGGGCCCATCCGAGTCAGCCACGTACGCCAGCTGGCGGTGTGGTACTGGAAGCCAATGATTTTCACCCAGAGCGCATCACGGTATCAGACAAACTCGAAAAGATTACTGGAGAGGTAAAAGTCGGCGACAAATTTGATGGACCACTGGTAGGCATCATTGACTACAGCTTCGCGAACTACAAGCTGTTCCATACACGCGAATTTACGGTACAGGCAAGCCATTATGAGCCGCCAGTGACGAGTATTTCTCCAAAAGAGGACAAGCTGACAATCGCTACGTACAACATCGAGAATTTCTCGGCTAAAACTGATTCTGCCAAAATCAATCGCATCGCCGAGACGATTGTGGATAACATGAAGGGGCCGGATATTATCGGTGTGGTGGAAATGCAGGACGACAATGGGCCGACGGACAATGGGCAAACAGATGCTACACAGTCTGCGGACGCATTGATCAAAGCGATTGAAAACAAAAATGGCCCGACTTACCGATACACCGATATCGCGCCACAGAACAATCAGGATGGTGGACAGCCAGGAGGGAATATCCGTGTTGGGTTCTTCTACAACCTAGAACGGGTACAACTGGCAGATGGAACGCCAGGAGGCGCGACAGATGCAGTACAAATCGAGACAAGAGATGGCGTGGCGCATCTTTCCGTCAATCCAGGGCGGGTAGATCCGACCAACGAGGCGTTTGCTTCGAGCCGTAAGCCGCTGGCAGCGGAATTCATTTTCCAAGGCGAGCCTGTCATTGTCATCGCCAACCATTTCAATTCCAAGGGTGGCGATCAAGCACTGTTTGGAAAAGATCAGCCGCCACTGCTGGTGAGTGAAGTACAGCGCATGAAAATTGCCCGTGTGTTAAATAACTTTGTAAAAGAAATCCATGCGGCGGAAGAGAAAGCAAATGTTGTGGTGCTGGGCGATCTCAACGATTTCCCGTTTTCGAATCCGGTGCAGGAATTGGCAGATGGCGTTTTGACCAATATGGTGGAGAAACTGCCGAAGGGTAAGCAGTATACGTACGTGTACCAAGGGAACTCCCAAGTCTTGGATCAAATTTTGGTCAGCAACCATTTGGAGGATGACACGAAGGTTGATATCGTTCACATCAACGCTGGTTTGACGGAGAGCGAGGGACGTGTGAGTGATCATAATCCTGTCCTTGTACAGTTGGACTTGAAGGATCGAGGCACGCCGGAAAAATCAGCACAAGAAGTGGCAGAAAGCATCACGCAGCTTACACAGCCAGCAGCGGGTGAGAAGCGCTTGAAGCTGCCAGAAGTACCTACAGGCTTTACCATTGCGATCAAGTCGTCTAGTGATCCAGCGATTATTGCGCTAGACGGTAAAATTACGCCGCCAAATCGCCAGACGAATGTAGAACTGATTTTGGAGGTCACACGATTATCCGATCAATCGACAGCAGTTACTAAAGCATTGACAGTAAAGGTTCCAGCCAAGCCGGACTCACCACCGCCAGTTACACCGCCGGACAGAACACCGACACCGGACTCACAGCGAGAGTTGAACAAGCAAGCCGCTCAGGTCATCTCCGCAAGTAACGAGGAGAACAGCATTTTGGGACAGGTGGATCAAGTTCTCAGTCATCTGGAAAAACTTCTGGATGCTGAGCAATGGACGCCGACTGAGAAATGGGAGACAGTCACCGATACGATCACGACTGTACTCGAGGCAGTGGCCGAGCAGGCCGAGTTAGGAATCATTAGTGAAGAGACACTCCAAGATGTGACGAAGAGCTTTTTGGACAAAGCATTTGACCCGCTCACAGAAGATGGCATTGAGGATGAAGAGATTGCCCGGCTGGCACTTGCCTCCTTGACGAGCTTGGCGAAAACAGCGCTGGAGCCGCTCGATGAAAAGGATATTTCCAAAGAGGTAGCCAAGCATGTCCGTACGCTGGCGGAAGAGCTTTTGAAAAAGCTTGGCACTGTCGTCATTGAAGATGGGGATGAGATCAAGGCAGATGACGAACAAGTAGATGAGCTTCTAGACGTACTTGGGGAATTCATGAAAGCAATCGAGTCCGTGAAAGACAAGATCGGCTTTGCTCCGGTACTGTTCGTTCAGGTGGGAGAAAGCGATGACGATTCGATCGATACGCGTTCTCGCAAGGAAGAATTAAACGAACCGACGGTAACCTTGGAGCAGAAGCTGGTTGAGCAATTGAAGGAAAAAGAGGTAGGAATCCGAGTCACCTTGGACAGTGAAGCATGGGTAGAAGTGCCGGGCGCATACTTTTCTGCTGAGCGTGCACGAGAGTTTGCTCTCTCCCTGACAGAAGCAGATGGAACCGGCTGGAAGGGCGTGCCAAACCCGGGCGAAGCTTATCAATTGCAAGCGTGGAGCAAGGGTAAAAAGCTGACAAGCCTCGGAAAAACAGGCTTTACACTCGGGCTACCAGTCGCAGAAGACGCAAGCGAAAAGCTTCAAGCCTACGTGTTCCGAAGCAATATGTGGAGACCAGCTATGGGACTTAAGGGAAAACCGATCAAAGTGGTAAAAGAAGACGATGTAGGAATCTTTACAGTGGCGACGGCTTCCTCTTATGTTGTCGGTGAGACTGCCCTGAAAAGGATCGAGATCAAACCGAAGTCTCTCAAACTAGCACAGGGTGAGGAAGCACAGCTCGAGGTTACAGCTATTCTCGGAAACGATGCAGAAGAAGACGTTACGGATGCAGAAGGAATCGAGTTCACATCGAGCAAGCCCGATCAGGTAGAGGTAGATGAAACAGGCCGGATTCTCGTTTTGGAGGATGCCAAACCAAAGACGAGAGTAACCATCACGATCAGCTATGCTGGCAAAACGGCCAAGGTAACCGTTACAGTTAAGTAG
- a CDS encoding HPP family protein yields MSGGWRIKEFVGKMKGRSRTPLKISGSVALIGGLGGLVTIGVLGMLTELTTAVWLMASFGASCVLAFVAWDSPLSQPRNIIGGHFFTSLVGVLLYQIGGSQLWVVAVSVGLAIVAMHVTKTTHPPAGANPIVIVMDGKGWEFLLSPVLIGAVVVVLIALFVNNMHKKRAYPVFWV; encoded by the coding sequence ATGAGTGGTGGATGGAGGATAAAAGAATTTGTAGGTAAAATGAAGGGGAGAAGCAGAACGCCCTTGAAAATATCTGGCTCGGTTGCTTTGATTGGGGGCCTTGGCGGATTAGTGACGATAGGGGTACTGGGCATGCTGACGGAATTAACTACCGCTGTCTGGTTGATGGCTTCCTTTGGGGCCAGTTGTGTGCTTGCTTTTGTGGCCTGGGATTCGCCGTTATCTCAGCCTCGCAATATTATCGGGGGGCATTTTTTCACCAGCTTGGTTGGCGTGCTGCTCTATCAAATAGGCGGATCGCAGCTGTGGGTCGTAGCAGTTAGTGTCGGTCTTGCGATTGTCGCCATGCATGTGACGAAAACGACGCATCCTCCTGCGGGTGCCAATCCGATCGTCATTGTCATGGATGGCAAGGGGTGGGAGTTTTTATTGTCTCCGGTACTCATAGGGGCAGTAGTGGTGGTGCTGATTGCTCTGTTCGTCAATAACATGCATAAGAAACGTGCGTATCCTGTGTTTTGGGTATAG
- a CDS encoding queuosine precursor transporter, with product MFNFWIGVLFALVNFGLFLLCYRLFGRMGLYAWIGMATVLANIQVVKTIEMFGLVMTLGNTIYASIYLVSDLLNEKYGEREAKKAVWFGFFTLIAATIIMQLVLVFEPQETDIAQGSLETIFGLMPRVALGSLCAYFVSQFVDVKIYSWLKKKCPGPNQLWIRNNGSTLFSQLLDSVTFCTIAFLGEFPMDVWWQILLTTYLIKFIVSAASTPVLYIARSMKVDES from the coding sequence ATGTTTAATTTTTGGATCGGAGTTCTTTTTGCTCTGGTGAACTTCGGGTTGTTCCTGCTCTGCTACCGATTATTCGGCAGAATGGGACTGTACGCGTGGATCGGGATGGCTACCGTACTGGCCAACATTCAGGTGGTCAAAACAATCGAGATGTTCGGTTTGGTCATGACGCTCGGCAATACGATCTATGCTTCTATTTATTTGGTAAGCGATCTATTGAATGAGAAGTATGGGGAAAGAGAAGCGAAAAAAGCCGTGTGGTTCGGCTTCTTTACCTTAATTGCGGCAACGATCATCATGCAGCTCGTATTGGTGTTTGAACCACAGGAAACAGATATCGCCCAAGGTTCCTTAGAGACGATTTTTGGCTTGATGCCAAGAGTGGCATTGGGTAGCTTGTGTGCGTATTTTGTCAGCCAATTTGTCGACGTGAAAATCTATTCGTGGTTGAAGAAAAAATGCCCAGGCCCAAATCAGCTCTGGATTCGGAATAATGGAAGCACGCTCTTCAGTCAACTGCTCGACTCCGTTACCTTTTGTACGATTGCCTTTTTGGGAGAATTCCCGATGGACGTATGGTGGCAAATCCTGTTGACTACCTACCTGATCAAGTTTATCGTATCGGCAGCTTCGACGCCGGTTCTTTATATTGCACGCAGTATGAAAGTAGACGAAAGCTAA
- the trpS gene encoding tryptophan--tRNA ligase, giving the protein MKTIFSGIQPSGIMTLGNYLGAMKHFVPLQDQFNCFYCIVDQHAITVPQEPAVLRENIRRLAALYLSVGLDPNKMTLFVQSEVPAHAKLGWIMLCTSYLGELERMTQFKDKSDGRGESIPGGLLAYPPLMAADILLYGTDFVPVGEDQKQHLELTRDLAARFNNRYGDIFTIPEVRLPETGARIMSLAEGTKKMSKSDPNQGAFISMLDDADTITKKIKRAQTDSDSVVRYDKAEKPAVSNLMTIYSLCSGKTLDEIEAMYEGKGYGAFKTELAEVVVETLRPIQERFEQLFHSSELDDILTAGADKANKVANEMLYKVEKAMGMARI; this is encoded by the coding sequence ATGAAAACCATCTTTTCCGGCATTCAACCGAGCGGCATTATGACACTCGGCAACTACTTGGGCGCAATGAAGCACTTCGTTCCGCTTCAAGATCAGTTCAACTGCTTTTACTGCATCGTAGACCAGCATGCGATCACCGTTCCACAGGAGCCTGCTGTCCTGCGCGAGAACATCCGTCGTCTCGCGGCTCTCTATTTGTCCGTTGGCCTCGATCCGAATAAAATGACGCTGTTCGTCCAATCGGAAGTACCGGCCCATGCCAAGCTCGGCTGGATCATGCTGTGTACCTCTTACTTGGGTGAATTGGAGCGCATGACTCAATTCAAGGACAAATCCGATGGTCGCGGCGAATCCATTCCAGGCGGTCTGCTGGCTTATCCTCCATTGATGGCTGCTGATATTTTGCTGTATGGCACTGATTTCGTCCCTGTAGGTGAGGACCAGAAGCAGCATCTGGAGCTGACTCGTGATTTAGCCGCTCGTTTTAACAACCGTTATGGCGATATTTTCACCATTCCAGAAGTTCGCCTGCCGGAGACTGGCGCACGCATCATGTCTCTTGCTGAAGGCACCAAGAAAATGAGCAAATCCGATCCAAACCAAGGCGCCTTCATCTCCATGCTGGATGATGCAGACACCATCACGAAAAAAATCAAGCGCGCGCAAACGGATTCCGACAGCGTTGTGCGATATGACAAAGCAGAAAAGCCTGCTGTCTCTAACCTCATGACCATCTACTCCCTCTGCTCCGGAAAAACACTGGATGAGATCGAAGCGATGTATGAGGGTAAGGGCTACGGCGCATTCAAAACCGAGCTGGCTGAAGTTGTGGTAGAAACACTCCGTCCGATTCAAGAACGCTTCGAGCAGCTATTCCACTCCTCTGAGCTGGATGATATCCTGACTGCCGGGGCAGACAAAGCGAATAAGGTCGCGAACGAGATGCTGTACAAGGTTGAAAAAGCGATGGGGATGGCACGTATCTAA
- a CDS encoding HXXEE domain-containing protein, with the protein MLELSHLIWLFLVVFMFHDFEEIVMVEGWVRAKKDIIRQTVPERLIKLIEPSLSMNTAQFAVAVSCIFAVLSAAVILTVTTLSAGTYLPFFLVCLHVMFLHVFMHVGHTVVLRMYTPGVVTAVALVLPYSLYTYDRLLEAGIVTWSMLWSTLPYSLLIVPVLYVTHRIGEAAGNMIPR; encoded by the coding sequence ATGCTGGAGTTGTCCCATCTGATTTGGCTGTTTTTAGTCGTTTTCATGTTTCATGATTTCGAGGAGATCGTGATGGTAGAAGGGTGGGTGCGAGCTAAAAAAGACATCATTAGACAGACCGTGCCAGAACGGCTTATAAAGCTCATAGAGCCGTCACTTTCGATGAACACGGCGCAATTTGCCGTCGCAGTTTCTTGTATTTTCGCAGTGTTATCGGCAGCGGTCATTCTGACTGTCACGACACTTTCGGCTGGAACGTACCTCCCGTTTTTTCTGGTTTGTCTACACGTGATGTTTCTCCATGTGTTCATGCATGTTGGGCATACCGTTGTCCTTCGCATGTACACACCAGGTGTAGTGACGGCTGTAGCATTGGTTTTGCCGTATAGTTTGTATACGTATGATCGATTGCTTGAGGCTGGGATTGTGACGTGGTCGATGCTATGGAGCACGTTGCCGTACAGCTTGCTGATCGTACCTGTTTTGTACGTGACACACCGGATTGGGGAGGCAGCAGGTAATATGATCCCTCGATGA
- a CDS encoding Crp/Fnr family transcriptional regulator, translating into MSEPIKHEGMGEQIVLAKKTVFQTPADTRMGIFFIQKGLLRFSRLNEDGKSFTVGLLGPGAVFGEIEEMVLGSRAVYIEAMQKTTLTHWSATRMVEMLQACPPDLKEMMFQLSKRLGEQEERMEKLALESVRDRVLHLLVQLCQRFGKVEEPFWKLTVSLSHQEIANMVGATRETVSLALASLVDEGMVLVSRMSIAVHASRMVDKIKECK; encoded by the coding sequence ATGAGTGAGCCGATCAAGCATGAGGGAATGGGGGAGCAAATCGTTCTTGCCAAGAAAACGGTGTTTCAGACACCGGCTGACACGCGAATGGGCATTTTCTTCATTCAAAAGGGACTCCTGCGGTTCTCTCGGCTGAACGAGGATGGAAAATCCTTTACTGTGGGATTGCTGGGACCTGGAGCTGTATTTGGCGAGATTGAGGAAATGGTGCTAGGGTCACGCGCTGTCTACATTGAAGCGATGCAAAAAACGACCCTTACTCATTGGAGTGCGACTCGGATGGTAGAAATGCTGCAAGCATGTCCACCAGACTTGAAAGAAATGATGTTCCAGTTGTCCAAACGATTGGGCGAACAAGAGGAGCGGATGGAAAAGCTCGCTTTGGAATCGGTTAGGGATCGCGTACTCCATCTGTTGGTTCAGTTGTGTCAGCGATTTGGAAAAGTAGAAGAGCCATTTTGGAAATTGACGGTATCTCTCTCCCATCAGGAAATTGCCAATATGGTGGGGGCGACCAGAGAAACCGTTTCATTAGCTTTAGCCAGTTTGGTCGATGAGGGAATGGTGTTGGTGTCCCGCATGTCGATTGCTGTGCATGCATCGAGAATGGTTGATAAAATAAAAGAATGCAAGTAA